One Atribacterota bacterium DNA window includes the following coding sequences:
- the rplD gene encoding 50S ribosomal protein L4: protein MELEVKDRSGKVVGSVSVRENILPMERNAHLLYLSVKSFLDNQRLGTAKAKTRGEVRGGGKKPWRQKGTGRARHGSIRSPIWRGGGVVFGPLPRSFYHSLPKGEQKKSFILALSEKIGQKALIIVDNLDFQMPKTKEAVSFLRDFGVSEGKKVLLITVMKKEGVVRAFANLPLVVVKPINEVHTYLLLWSNAVIMEKEAFLKLVEVYGGER from the coding sequence ATGGAACTCGAAGTGAAAGATAGAAGTGGAAAAGTGGTAGGAAGTGTCAGCGTGCGAGAGAATATTCTACCGATGGAAAGGAATGCCCACCTGCTTTATCTTTCGGTGAAAAGTTTTCTTGATAATCAACGCCTGGGGACTGCCAAAGCCAAAACTCGGGGTGAAGTGCGTGGTGGTGGGAAAAAACCCTGGCGTCAAAAGGGAACGGGTCGGGCACGTCATGGAAGCATCCGTTCACCAATCTGGAGAGGTGGAGGAGTTGTTTTTGGTCCTTTGCCACGTTCTTTCTATCATTCGCTTCCCAAGGGAGAACAGAAGAAGTCTTTTATTTTAGCTTTAAGTGAGAAAATTGGGCAAAAAGCTCTTATCATTGTTGATAATCTTGATTTTCAGATGCCCAAGACCAAGGAAGCAGTGTCTTTTTTGAGGGATTTTGGCGTTTCCGAGGGAAAGAAAGTTTTGCTGATTACCGTGATGAAGAAAGAGGGAGTGGTACGAGCGTTTGCAAATCTCCCCCTTGTGGTCGTAAAGCCGATCAATGAAGTGCATACTTATCTTCTTCTCTGGTCTAACGCGGTGATTATGGAGAAAGAGGCTTTTCTGAAATTGGTGGAGGTGTATGGTGGTGAACGGTGA
- the rplW gene encoding 50S ribosomal protein L23 has product MVVNGEHEVLIHPIMTEKTVGLQKENKYVFRVDLRATKPEIKKAVQNMFGVTVLKVHTVRVGGKKKRLGRFEGETSSWKKAIVFVKPGERIKAFDIS; this is encoded by the coding sequence ATGGTGGTGAACGGTGAGCATGAAGTTCTTATTCACCCAATCATGACGGAGAAAACGGTTGGGCTTCAGAAAGAGAATAAGTACGTTTTCAGAGTAGACCTTCGGGCGACCAAACCTGAAATTAAAAAGGCTGTTCAGAACATGTTTGGTGTGACGGTTCTTAAGGTACACACCGTAAGAGTAGGAGGAAAAAAGAAAAGACTGGGTCGTTTCGAAGGAGAAACCAGTAGTTGGAAAAAGGCTATCGTTTTTGTGAAGCCCGGTGAGCGGATTAAGGCCTTTGATATTTCGTAG